AGGGATTTAAGCTTAGTCAGAACCTATTATTCAATTTTTAATGTGGCCTCTAGATAACACAAAGTACACAAAGTGCTGAGAGTATATTGTACAAATATACAAGCCTCATTGTTTTTTTACCATGTCCAAACAATTTCAAAAAGCAAACAATATATGTGCATAATTAATGTAGATTTCATGCCTTGTTCTCCTAGGATAATGTAGTTTATATACAGATTTTAAGATGCTAACAGTTCTGATAAATATGACCAATATAATTTTATGTGGTTAAAAACCAAACTCCAGTCTGGTTTAATGAACGGTTTCCTTAATCTTCATATGATAGCAATTCTCTGTATTCACAAAGAATTATCTGCAACCTGCTATCTCAATAGCTATTCTTTCTGGGGTTCGATAGAAATACTTTATTACATTTGTCAGTGTGAACAATAAGCAAGCCAGGATTAAACTGTAACAATGTGTCATTTTCTTATTTGGCCCAGGCCATGGGAACTAGCCGAAAAGtataaacacaaactaaacacaTTCCGAGTTACTCTGGCTAGGAAAAAGATAACTCACTGCTGCTACAAAATGTAAGAATTTCTTCTCCCTTCTTGCCTCCTCCTCACACATTCAGTGGGTGCCCTGGACTTCATTGATGTtgcattacatttataaaaatctTCTTTgcatgtccaaaaacacatgttggtagagggattggctactcaaaagtgtccataggtgtgaatgtgtgagtgtgtatggcctatgaaggactggtactccttccagggtgtattccctccagGCGAGTATGAATACTcgcgccctgtgattctgggtagacttcggaccctgaacttgataagccattgcaaacatgaaaatgtaattaagcATGAAAATACTGCTTTTGTGTCTGTTAATGAAGTCAAACTAGGACTGGAGTTATGAGCATAGTGcacaaaacatataaaacagaaagaaaaaaggaggaATCCGACTTTTTtcataaattaattataattcaTAAGTGATCTTTGTGATCCTGATATAAGTCTAATATATCGGACACTCGGCCAGATTGACTACCGTggatcattttaaaggaaaatttcAAGTTTTCCCAGTTCCAAAATAGACCAGAGGAGGCATGAGATGCTTTTGAGCCCAGAACAAAATGATAAGTTTTTTTAAAGCTTCAAACTGAGAACGTTCTTAGTGTTGGATGAGAATCCTTTGAGTTCATGTCTATAGTTTAACTGCAAATAAACGTGATAACCTCTCTTAGCAAGTCTGAGCACAGTAGAGACTTTGTTGAAATCTCAAGGTCCCACTAAAAGTGGAGTGTCCTTTTGTATCTCCATATGATTTCACTGGTGTATAGGTAAAACTCCAgagatattaataatattttgttggCTATCTTTGCACTATGGGATGATTGCACAGTAGCAGCTGCCATTATCTTGGAATGAATCTCTATACTTTCATGGATTCTTGCTCCAAATCTTTGTCATTTACCTCTCATTTCTGTCTTCTTCATGGCAGCACCTCCAGACGACTGTGCAGGCTCTCCAGGCGGAGCTGCGTATCCAGAGGGATCTGAACCAGCTGCTGCAGCCTCCAGGTGAGCCACTGGCCTGTGAGCCAAGTGAGGAGCAAGAGCGGCAGGCTCGGGAGCTCTTCCTGCTGCGCCGCACGCTGGAGGAGATGGAGCTGCGGCTGGAGACCCAGCGGCAGACCCTGGCCGCGCGAGATGACTCCGTCAAGAAGCTGCTGGAAATGCTGCACAGCAAAGGGCCTTCCACCAAGGCCAGTGAAGAGGACCACGAACTTACCTGCCGCCTGGCCGATGCAGAGATGCACGCCCATCACCTGGAGAACCTGCTGGAGCAGCGTGATAAGGAAATGGTGACTTTGCGAGAAGTGAGTGAcccattttttttaaccataaaTGAATCCATCTTCGTTTTTTTATCTATTTAACTTTATGACCCCCATGAAGACCTGGCAATATGTTGGTTACTGGTAGGAAAAGAGGGAGCTGGGCCTTATGGACTGGCATAGGCTATTTTTGTCTTATCCTATGTATAATTACAGTAATGTCCAAACTTTAAAGTTATCTGTTTTACTTATGTGTTTACAACCTGGGAAAACACTTAGTGCTTAACTTCCAACTTCCAACTTTCTGTTCTAATATAcaaatatgcatgtttacaatcAAAGTATGGTTAAAACTTTCATTCTGGATGGATAATCTTTTTAATACAGCCTAGAGGAAACAAAGATATAAATGAAGGTCATAAATAAAAGCAAGTTATTATATTCATTCCTGATATTGtttgtaaaatatgtaataaacaGGGCCTATTTTATATTGAATATTTTAACACTCAGTGGTAACTAGTGTAAGCCGATAGCTAGCATAACCTCACCCTATCCCCTAGGGGGCACAAACTCTCCACTACCACTAGGGACTTTTAATGTTTGCAGATGGGTGATGAATTTTAGTATACACGTATATGTCCTCATACAATGTAAGATATTTGACAAATTGGGAACATCAAGACCCAAAATTAGGATGAAATCAGTATACCAGATTATTGCATCACTTCgttttcatataaaacacatgatGTCTGTTATCctgtgaaaacaaaaacaaatccacATTAGAAATAGATTCCAGTGAATATTGTTTGCTCTTACTGTGCTTCGCGCTGTTCATGACTCTAGCTGAGCAATAGAGTGTTGCGCCAAATCCGAAGCCCAGGCACAGTTCCCCCTAAAGGTTTGATGACACATCTGAAAGCTCTATTTCTGGCAGTGGTGTGAACAACGTGCCAAACATGTGCCTCTTATTCCAGGAGCTGCATCGTCGCCTTGAGGGGACGCCAGAGTCTACAAAAACCAAAGCTCTGCAAACCGTCATCGAGATGAAGGTATCACAGTGTGCCAGAAgcatatgtttaatatttaaaaaatgaataaatcatcTTGTTAAGTGGTTAGTTATTGTAAAAGGCTTGTTTCAGGTGAATTTATGTCATCAAAAGTGTATTAAACAAATCGTTGAATCGCTAAGAGAATGTAGTGTTAGTCCACCCCTCTATTCCACAACTTTTGATTGATAGGACCATTCTCACCATAACTGTGATTCTGGTGTGTGttaaaataacaacacacacacacacacacaaacacacacacctacacctaccCTCATGTCAGTGATGTGCAGAAAATGAACCATACCCAAAATAATATGCTGTTGCTATTATGCTGTGATGGACCGTCTAAAGCTAGCTTATAAATGTTGCAACAACCAATGAGCTACAGTCAGTAACTGTAAACCTACAACTTACCCCTCAGACAGATTAGATCAGTTGTCATTAAACTTACAGTTTTTATGAGCAGGACTGTCACCAAACAGTGCAGGAATCCTACACCCCCAGGTCTTTATTGCCCTTGATTACAATCTAACATTCTGATTTACacaaaatatcatttttatgtttgtcCTCCAAGTATGGATATGCGATGTGGcttttgtttgtgtctgtagGACTCCCAGATCAACTCTCTGGAGCGGGGCCTCAGGGAGTTAGAGGATCAGGTGATGATGCTGCGTTCCAGTAGCATGCTCAGCTGTGAGGAGCGACAAGAGGAGGTCAAGCAGATGGAGGTGTACCGCAACCACACCAAGTTTATGAAGAACAAGGTAGTGCCCAGCTCCTGTTTTACAACTGTAATCTGACAGCAACTTTTGCATTTTGGcctaaataatgttaaataagcAAACCcttttaaacataaatactGGGACATACATTTTCTGCTTATTTATGCACAATTCCAGCATTAGACAGTTTTTACTGGTATATATGTGTTCATAAATGCCATGAAAATCTCATTAAATAGGAGAATTTTAAATGCAATCTAATTTCTAAATCATGTACAAACATATGCACTTTTGCCACTGTTGTCTCTCATGAAAAACACATGAACTCTGCTAATAATTTTCCAGTTATTGCACTTAGTGTTATTGCACGAATGCATGTGTTAAAATCACTTGTAGTGGATGTGCATATGAACATTTCCTGTGTTTCAGATGGACCAGGTGAAGCAGGACCTGTCCAGGAAGGACACCCAGCTCCTCGGGTTGCAGACCAAACTGGAGACCCTGACCAACCAGTTCTCTGATAGCAAACAGCACATTGAGGTGCTCAAAGAGTCTCTGACTGCCAAAGAGCAGCGTGCTGCCATCTTACAGACAGAGGTGAGAGCCTGCTTTAATGTGTGGTCTACATTCATCAAATGGAATTCCTCATAGGGCTGCAAAAGTTATGGGGTGTATTACTGCATTTCCGTTGTCATGATGTTTGGATCTGAAGCGGCATCTCAAATTATCAGTATTGGAATGCTACAGAATAGTACATTCATTACAGCATATGCTCATTTTTGGCTATTCATTATGTTTCTAAGATTACATTATATTAGGCTATCCAGTGTATTCTATAAAATAATCTTTAATCTTGTCTCTTCTTgttgtataatgaaaaaaatcacCTCCCAGGTGGATGCATTAAGGTTGCGCCTGGAAGAGAAAGAGACCCTGTTgaacaaaaagagcaaacagaTCCAGGACATGTCAGAGGAAAAGAGCACACTCAATGGAGAGATCCATGACCTCAAGGACATGCTGGACGTCAAAGAGCGCAAAATCAACGTGCTGCAGAAAAAGGTTAGGAACTGACTTTAGGAGCCAGTGTAGTTTGTGCAGTTGCTAAGTCTTTTGATTTGCATTTGATGTGAATGGGATTTTATGCTTGGTTTTGCCAGATTGAGAACCTCCAGGAACAGCTGAGGgacaaagaaaagcagatgggcagcctgagagaaagagtgaagtcTCTGCAGACAGACACTTCTAACACAGATACAGTTCTCACTACCCTGGAGGATTCACTGGCTGAGAAGGTGAGATTTGCAACAAAAGAGTCTGTTTTGAAAGGCAGAAGACTCAGCTCAAATCAGACATGAAACTGATCTTATACCAGGTGTCAGGCTAATATCAGCAAAAATAATCAATCCAATCCATTTATGTAACAGATCCATTCTGAAACACAGCACATTCTCTgtactctttttttcttttgtggttCACCTACTTAGCCATTGGAGCTTACATGAGTTTTGACTAATGCATTGGTCTGGATTTGGGATGTGCAACATAATGCGCCTAGCTAGATGTACTAAAATAACACAGATAGGCATTCCAGTGAAATTCATTAAAAACCTTTAGGtttatgaattatattaatacaaaataaaatgtataagtaCCAacttattaatattgttataatTTAGCTACTACTATATATTTTAACAACATAACCAGAGCAGCATTGTGCTATTTACTTTCTGCTTGTGCTAATTTTGCTGCTTGCCACTATAGAAAGTTGTCCTATAGTGAGTTTGGTCGGACATGATGCTTAGTGCTACTCCATGAAATCTCTGTGATGGTCTGCAATGACACAAAACCTAGACATTCCTCCCTAAATTAACAGaatcattaatatctctgtaccAACCTCACCTCAGACTGTCTTCTGTTGGTTATAGGAGCGTATTATTGAGCGTTTGAAAGAGCAGCGTGACCGGGAGGAGCGGGAGAAGTCAGAAGAGCTAGACAGCAGCAAGAAGGAGCTGAAAGAGCTGAAGGAGAAAGTGAGCTTACTGCAGGGTGACCTCTCAGAGCGAGAGGTGAGCGTTAATTAACATAGAGAGATAGTAGATTTAGCCGAGACTGAAGGCTAGTCTCTGACCAATATATGGTATTAATGGTGTTTATAAATCCTCAAGTAGCACATTATGACACCTTAAATATTTTGAGTAGATTGCTCATGCAGTGACACTGTAATGAAAAGCAGTCATGCTATTTCAGACATCACGGAATCAGTCACAGCAATGTACCTGCCAAAGCCTGCTGAGACACAGCTATCTGAAATGATGGGACAACCTAGAGCTTGTCCAAACAGATTAGCAATAATGTGCCAACATAAATTGTCATGCCTCCTTAATGCACATTTGTCGGCAGTTGCCGTGCACAGACAATAAAGGCTAGGTTCTTACGAACAGACTAAAGACTAGACTAAGGGGCAGATCTACTGACACAATGTAATATAATGTTTGTGTGACCTTCACAAAATCATGTATTTATAGTCATTTTGCATGTGCATTTATAAAtgttcaaatgttcaaaatacGGAATTGAGATTATTATAAAAGCACCTACCCAGATTTAGAAGTTGCTATTGTGTTTTTTACCTGATGGACACAGGGTTCTACACAAAAAAATGGAAAGGAGCAAATTGGCCACACCCACCAGGGCAAAATATCTGTAGGCCATTGGAAATTAGCCATGTTATTTGTCCATGTATGACACAGATAATAAGAACACAGCTGAAGTTAGCTTTACTCTTGGACTAGGGTTAATAAACAACTTGAAACTTTAAATCCCACTTCAATTTGTCAGTAAACTAATATTTACTGTTATTTCAGACTTCACTACTTGACCTCAAGGAACATGCATCCTCTTTAGCCTCGTCAGGACTAAAGAAAGACTCCAAACTGAAATCTCTGGAgattgcccttgagcaaaggaGGGAAGAGTGCTCCAAACTGGAAAACCAGCTAAAGAGGGTGAGAGATAAAGTCATGACTCTTGTAATGTTGTTATAACTATAGATATATTGGAAGGTTATAATGTTACAGATACTATTGCGTGTATAGATTAACACTCAAAGCAATTTTGCATGTCCTAATTCTCATTATTTACTTAGTATTTGtgaaacaatatataaacattgtAAAATTATAGGCATAAGGAATGAAAGTCTGTATCCACAGATGATTTCATAAAGGCTACTTAATATATTAATAGATGCACATTTATGTATAGTTATGCCATTAATACCACAATCACTTTCAGGCCCAAAACGCAGCAGTTGAAGCACAGGCAAACTCTGAGCTCTCTGAGCGAATCTCCTCTCTGGAGGCTGATGTGGTTAGGCACAGAGAGGAGTCTTTGAAGGCCCAGGCTGAAGTGGACCGCCTGCTGGAGATCCTGCGCCAGATGGAAAACGAGAAGAACGATAAGGACAGAAAAATCAATGAGCTGGAGAGGTCAGATGTTTCAAAGTCTGATTTCGTTCAGCTCATGTTGACATTCCTGTTAAATGTCAGcttcaaaatatttacatattttctcCACTTTAACTACAATGTGAAAGTGCCATTGTCAAAAACGTTATCTGTCTTTTTCTGTTGAATGGTGTTGTCCCCTTGTGATTTTCTTTTAAACCACTTTTAAGTTTCTGCTCTCACTGAGTGGCATTTGAATTTCTGCTTTTGTCTCCCTTCTTTTTACTTTTCACCCGACATTCTGCACCTAGTGTGGCTTCCAGGTTAGTAGACacagtttgtacattttaacaaactacattcatttattaatttcacaGAGACATTATTCAAAAGTTTGCCAATAACACGCATAAGGAAAAAATAGCTTCTGCAATGGGAAGCGAGGGCTGaatggtttattttgttttctcaaCCTTTGTAATTTAAAAGTATGCAGTTTTCAAAACACAGGAGCTGCAGGTTTAACTATATGCTACATGGCTAAACATTTGCAGACACCTGCTTAGCTGATATGTCTTCTAAAATTAAGAGTACCAATAAGAGGGTATTAATAAAACAAGCCCTGTAAGCCTTTAGTCTTCTGAAAAGGCTTTGAGAAGTGAGGACTGGTACCAACTTCGTAAGGTTAAACCCCAAACAccatcccaaatgtattggacgaagctccatctctccagagaacacagttctactgctaAACAGCCCCAGTGCTGTGGGGTTTTATCTCTAGCTGATACTCGATTTTAGGCTTGTTGATCTTAGGCTGGtgtgtggctgctccagagcatcccacaCTATTGTCAATGCTTGTTTTATGAAGATTGTAAAAACTGGGCACAGAATGCCTATGTTAGGGGGTGAACTTTAAATCACAAATAACCCTTAGTAGACATGGTGTCTACAAAAATTTGGATGTGTGGTGTATAGTATATATAGTATTTACTATATATAGTAAAGGTTGGCTGAAGACATTTTAAGTGGGAAATTTTAAGCTGATAACACAGAGCTGTTGAAATGACAATACAGGAACCCAAGCTTTTAAGCTTCTAGCCTTGACAACATATCCAAACAATGGATATGTTGGGTCTTGTTGGCTAAAAACCCCCTGAAACATATTTTATAGTACataattttgttattaatataATGCATATGGTTCAGCCTTGTGAGACAATActcttaattattattatacacatttttacaaTTATGGCCTAATGTACCATCAGCAGGATGTGATTATCTGAGTAATTCAATTTTATGACATTGTTATAGatgtaataaacagaacagTACTCATGTGCTTGTTTAAGTCACCAATGCAGAAACGATGTACACATTGCACTGGACTGCATTTCCCAAAAGTGTTGCAACATACCATCAGTTACATTTCAGAGGCTTTTGAAGAGTGCAGCCGAGGAGGGAACATCCTGGGAACACTAAGTGTGTAAGTGTTTAAAGTTTTCCTCTGGAAGCAGTTATTCAGAGTCATTATGCCCTTTGCTGTTACAGGCAGATGAAGGAGCCGGGGAAGAAGCCCGCTGGAAAGCACAGGGAGCCCGCCAGCAAGGGCCGAAACACCAGCGACGCCCCGCAACAGGTCAGAAGCAGaccagagaacagaaagaaGTAGCAAACAATCTGAACCAGAAAAGGCTCAGAAATTCCAGAATACATAGAGAAACAGAGCGTGTAATCCCCGAAGGaaaataaaagttaataaataatagtgaAAATGAATACATTAGCCTTTAACAAGAAAATACATCTGCACATTGTAACTCTCagacactgaaaaaacaaacatttgagAATGtttttcagaaacagaaaaagtgtGAGTGCAAAGGTTGTGGCACTATCTATACATTGGCCCTTTCACCTGGTGATTTCAGTCCCATTAAGGCCACTCTAACCTAGCTTTGTCTGGATGAGTAGTATGGCCATCTCTCCCCTTCTCCCCTTGAATCAGCATAAAGCTAGTGAATATGGGTGTCTGTTAGCTAACAAAGTCCAATCATATTAGCAAATATGCATTACAATTTGTAGACAACTGCCATATTTATGTTTCAACAAAACATGTCCTTTGACCATGGGTGTTTGATTTTGCACACAGATGATTTCACTATGATGGTAAAATATATCAGTGCATTGTGAATGTTTTAATTACAAAATGGTCCacatatttatttgttcaaTTGTAATCATTGGTGTACTAGTATATATTGGATGTATTGTTTGCGTGACTGaggtgcctttgagcaaggcagctaacccccaactgctccctggacTAGGGTTGCCCACCGTTCCTGGCatttgtgctcactgccccctagtgttcactagtgtgtgtgtgtgtgtgtgtgtgtgtgttacagtgcaTTTCCTGAAGAATGGTAATGTAATTGAATGGCTGTATTTGTATTCTGATTTCCCCCTGCTGGTGCTCTATCAGTCTCCGGAGTCTCTGCGGCTGAAGTCTGAGCGGAtcgaggagctggaggaggctcTGAGAGAAAGCGTACAGATGAcggctgagagagagatggtgctGGCTCAGGAGGAGGCAGCACGCACCCATCAGGAGAAACAGGTCAGTGTCCGTTAGTGAGTCAGTCTCACTGAGTATACAGTCATGTGCAAAGGTTCGAacacccctggtcaaatgacatgttttgttggATTTGTGATCTGGGCATTTTTCTCTGGAATCTTCAGAGCATAATTTTTACAAATTCTATAATTAACCTAGTTCAAAGACAACCCAAAATTCCTTCTTTATCTTAAAAGTGATTAACTTAAACGCAATTTCCACAGGTTCACACAGTTCCCTGGTGTGTTACCCATGTGTGATATGCTGTGTTCAAAATACCAATGTCTGTTACATtaaatggcggcacggtggcgcagcaggttcgattccctctccgggtgactgtctgtgaggagttggtgtgttctctccgtgtctgcatgggtttcctccgggtgctccggtttcctcccacagtccaaaaacacatgttggtaggtggattggcgactcaaaagtgtccgtaggtgtgagtgtgtgagtgaaggtgtgagtgtgtgtgtctgtgttgccctgtgaaggactggcgccccctccagggtgtattcccgccttgcgcccattgattccaggtaggctctggacccactgcgaccctgaattggataagtggttacagataatgaatgaatgaatgttacattaAATGATAAGGAGCCATTGCTCACCTTAACCCCAAACAAGCAGCAGTGAGAAGCTAGGGCACcaaagccattttttttttggttttcttgGTTTCTTTCTTTGCTACACACGGTTTCATGTGTATGCTCAGTTTCTTATTTTCTGCTCTGGCTGTTGTTCATGGTTTAACCCTGCATTTGCACTCACAAAAGCAGGACTAGAGCTGTGATTGATATGATCAGATGGGGTTGAAGTATGATTCTAGAGAGTATGATTTAAAATGGACTAGCTTCTTGAATCCTATATTTTCTGACCTTGGCAGCCCACAAATAAACTGGCTGGTTCTTATTTCAGAGTTTGCAGGGTGGTAGCCTTCAGTTTCCCTAATATATATTCAAGGACTGAAAAGGGAATGATAATCTATATCCTTTAACAACAGATCTCTGTATTAGATGCATTAAATCATctgcttgtaactcactcactcactcactgacttacattcacagatcaaccataacgttatgaccacctctttgtttctagactcactgtccacaggagcactttgtagttctacagttacagactggagtccatttgttgctctgtatacattgtaTGCCAACTTTCACCCTTTTCTTCAATGGTCATGAGCCCCACAGGTCAAGGATTTGTTGCTACAAGGCAGACCTACAAGGTAGGTGGGTATAACAGagtgcacagtgtttaaaacc
This region of Hoplias malabaricus isolate fHopMal1 chromosome 17, fHopMal1.hap1, whole genome shotgun sequence genomic DNA includes:
- the erc1a gene encoding ELKS/Rab6-interacting/CAST family member 1a isoform X4 produces the protein MYGSSRSVSKMDANHSGSRANQGNSGRSPRLPRSPRMGHRRTNSMGGSGGGPGGSGGKTLSMENIQSLNAAYATSGPMYMSDNEVALATSSDLPKSGTATGRFGGSIPYGVRGTVMGSTPDMAMVPAVSTDSMGFSAELHAASTVPHSLRQARDNTIMELQAQLKEILRENELLRKEVEVKESKLSSSMSSIKTFWSPELKKERALRKDEASKVAVWKEQYRAVQEETQHLQTTVQALQAELRIQRDLNQLLQPPGEPLACEPSEEQERQARELFLLRRTLEEMELRLETQRQTLAARDDSVKKLLEMLHSKGPSTKASEEDHELTCRLADAEMHAHHLENLLEQRDKEMVTLREELHRRLEGTPESTKTKALQTVIEMKDSQINSLERGLRELEDQVMMLRSSSMLSCEERQEEVKQMEVYRNHTKFMKNKMDQVKQDLSRKDTQLLGLQTKLETLTNQFSDSKQHIEVLKESLTAKEQRAAILQTEVDALRLRLEEKETLLNKKSKQIQDMSEEKSTLNGEIHDLKDMLDVKERKINVLQKKIENLQEQLRDKEKQMGSLRERVKSLQTDTSNTDTVLTTLEDSLAEKERIIERLKEQRDREEREKSEELDSSKKELKELKEKVSLLQGDLSERETSLLDLKEHASSLASSGLKKDSKLKSLEIALEQRREECSKLENQLKRAQNAAVEAQANSELSERISSLEADVVRHREESLKAQAEVDRLLEILRQMENEKNDKDRKINELESVASRQMKEPGKKPAGKHREPASKGRNTSDAPQQSPESLRLKSERIEELEEALRESVQMTAEREMVLAQEEAARTHQEKQMEELLGAMEKVKQELESMKAKMSSTQQSLAEKEAHLTTLRAERRRHLEEVLEMKQEALLAAISEKDANIALLELSSSKKKKTQEEVAQLRREKDRLVQQLKQQNRMKLMADNYDDGHLKTPPDQTNHKPPKSPDQDDEEGIWA
- the erc1a gene encoding ELKS/Rab6-interacting/CAST family member 1a isoform X2, whose amino-acid sequence is MYGSSRSVSKMDANHSGSRANQGNSGRSPRLPRSPRMGHRRTNSMGGSGGGPGGSGGKTLSMENIQSLNAAYATSGPMYMSDNEVALATSSDLPKSGTATGRFGGSIPYGVRGTVMGSTPDMAMVPAVSTDSMGFSAELHAASTVPHSLRQARDNTIMELQAQLKEILRENELLRKEVEVKESKLSSSMSSIKTFWSPELKKERALRKDEASKVAVWKEQYRAVQEETQHLQTTVQALQAELRIQRDLNQLLQPPGEPLACEPSEEQERQARELFLLRRTLEEMELRLETQRQTLAARDDSVKKLLEMLHSKGPSTKASEEDHELTCRLADAEMHAHHLENLLEQRDKEMVTLREELHRRLEGTPESTKTKALQTVIEMKDSQINSLERGLRELEDQVMMLRSSSMLSCEERQEEVKQMEVYRNHTKFMKNKMDQVKQDLSRKDTQLLGLQTKLETLTNQFSDSKQHIEVLKESLTAKEQRAAILQTEVDALRLRLEEKETLLNKKSKQIQDMSEEKSTLNGEIHDLKDMLDVKERKINVLQKKIENLQEQLRDKEKQMGSLRERVKSLQTDTSNTDTVLTTLEDSLAEKERIIERLKEQRDREEREKSEELDSSKKELKELKEKVSLLQGDLSERETSLLDLKEHASSLASSGLKKDSKLKSLEIALEQRREECSKLENQLKRAQNAAVEAQANSELSERISSLEADVVRHREESLKAQAEVDRLLEILRQMENEKNDKDRKINELESVASRQMKEPGKKPAGKHREPASKGRNTSDAPQQSPESLRLKSERIEELEEALRESVQMTAEREMVLAQEEAARTHQEKQMEELLGAMEKVKQELESMKAKMSSTQQSLAEKEAHLTTLRAERRRHLEEVLEMKQEALLAAISEKDANIALLELSSSKKKKTQEEVAQLRREKDRLVQQLKQQNRMKLMADNYDDGHLKTPPDQTNHKPPKSPDQIKPGRKATVHRSSTLAN
- the erc1a gene encoding ELKS/Rab6-interacting/CAST family member 1a isoform X3 — translated: MYGSSRSVSKMDANHSGSRANQGNSGRSPRLPRSPRMGHRRTNSMGGSGGGPGGSGGKTLSMENIQSLNAAYATSGPMYMSDNEVALATSSDLPKSGTATGRFGGSIPYGVRGTVMGSTPDMAMVPAVSTDSMGFSAELHAASTVPHSLRQARDNTIMELQAQLKEILRENELLRKEVEVKESKLSSSMSSIKTFWSPELKKERALRKDEASKVAVWKEQYRAVQEETQHLQTTVQALQAELRIQRDLNQLLQPPGEPLACEPSEEQERQARELFLLRRTLEEMELRLETQRQTLAARDDSVKKLLEMLHSKGPSTKASEEDHELTCRLADAEMHAHHLENLLEQRDKEMVTLREELHRRLEGTPESTKTKALQTVIEMKDSQINSLERGLRELEDQVMMLRSSSMLSCEERQEEVKQMEVYRNHTKFMKNKMDQVKQDLSRKDTQLLGLQTKLETLTNQFSDSKQHIEVLKESLTAKEQRAAILQTEVDALRLRLEEKETLLNKKSKQIQDMSEEKSTLNGEIHDLKDMLDVKERKINVLQKKIENLQEQLRDKEKQMGSLRERVKSLQTDTSNTDTVLTTLEDSLAEKERIIERLKEQRDREEREKSEELDSSKKELKELKEKVSLLQGDLSERETSLLDLKEHASSLASSGLKKDSKLKSLEIALEQRREECSKLENQLKRAQNAAVEAQANSELSERISSLEADVVRHREESLKAQAEVDRLLEILRQMENEKNDKDRKINELESVASRQMKEPGKKPAGKHREPASKGRNTSDAPQQSPESLRLKSERIEELEEALRESVQMTAEREMVLAQEEAARTHQEKQMEELLGAMEKVKQELESMKAKMSSTQQSLAEKEAHLTTLRAERRRHLEEVLEMKQEALLAAISEKDANIALLELSSSKKKKTQEEVAQLRREKDRLVQQLKQQTQNRMKLMADNYDDGHLKTPPDQTNHKPPKSPDQDDEEGIWA
- the erc1a gene encoding ELKS/Rab6-interacting/CAST family member 1a isoform X1; the protein is MYGSSRSVSKMDANHSGSRANQGNSGRSPRLPRSPRMGHRRTNSMGGSGGGPGGSGGKTLSMENIQSLNAAYATSGPMYMSDNEVALATSSDLPKSGTATGRFGGSIPYGVRGTVMGSTPDMAMVPAVSTDSMGFSAELHAASTVPHSLRQARDNTIMELQAQLKEILRENELLRKEVEVKESKLSSSMSSIKTFWSPELKKERALRKDEASKVAVWKEQYRAVQEETQHLQTTVQALQAELRIQRDLNQLLQPPGEPLACEPSEEQERQARELFLLRRTLEEMELRLETQRQTLAARDDSVKKLLEMLHSKGPSTKASEEDHELTCRLADAEMHAHHLENLLEQRDKEMVTLREELHRRLEGTPESTKTKALQTVIEMKDSQINSLERGLRELEDQVMMLRSSSMLSCEERQEEVKQMEVYRNHTKFMKNKMDQVKQDLSRKDTQLLGLQTKLETLTNQFSDSKQHIEVLKESLTAKEQRAAILQTEVDALRLRLEEKETLLNKKSKQIQDMSEEKSTLNGEIHDLKDMLDVKERKINVLQKKIENLQEQLRDKEKQMGSLRERVKSLQTDTSNTDTVLTTLEDSLAEKERIIERLKEQRDREEREKSEELDSSKKELKELKEKVSLLQGDLSERETSLLDLKEHASSLASSGLKKDSKLKSLEIALEQRREECSKLENQLKRAQNAAVEAQANSELSERISSLEADVVRHREESLKAQAEVDRLLEILRQMENEKNDKDRKINELESVASRQMKEPGKKPAGKHREPASKGRNTSDAPQQSPESLRLKSERIEELEEALRESVQMTAEREMVLAQEEAARTHQEKQMEELLGAMEKVKQELESMKAKMSSTQQSLAEKEAHLTTLRAERRRHLEEVLEMKQEALLAAISEKDANIALLELSSSKKKKTQEEVAQLRREKDRLVQQLKQQTQNRMKLMADNYDDGHLKTPPDQTNHKPPKSPDQIKPGRKATVHRSSTLAN